A single window of Drosophila suzukii chromosome 3, CBGP_Dsuzu_IsoJpt1.0, whole genome shotgun sequence DNA harbors:
- the LOC139352833 gene encoding uncharacterized protein has protein sequence MANTRGPRQPGQRLLVSAVTSTLMYAVPIWARATKNGSYMQDGDSVQRLCALRWNQLTSAQAAQGSQLQNPYGKGAENSPLLSGKRELQRWLGRKHGHVDYYLAQLLTGHGCFKYNLNRFKHERYPHCPLCESDNEDAEHVFFVCPRLENERRDCNLVDIMLESEVNWSAVCNMATIVLKKLRIAERLRNSNRIES, from the exons ATGGCGAACACTCGGGGACCAAGGCAACCAGGACAAAGATTACTGGTTAGTGCTGTCACATCGACGCTGATGTACGCTGTTCCCATATGGGCTCGAGCCACTAAAAATGGAAGTTATATGCAAGACGGCGACTCCGTGCAGAGATTGTGTGCCCTACGG TGGAATCAGCTAACATCCGCGCAGGCAGCACAGGGGTCGCAACTGCAGAATCCCTACGGAAAAGGTGCAGAGAACTCACCATTGCTAAGTGGCAAGAGAG AACTGCAGAGATGGCTGGGACGGAAGCATGGACATGTGGACTACTACTTAGCGCAACTGTTGACGGGACATGGATGCTTTAAATACAACCTGAATAGGTTTAAGCATGAACGTTATCCGCACTGCCCACTCTGCGAGTCGGATAATGAAGACGCAGAACACGTGTTTTTTGTCTGTCCGAGACTCGAAAATGAACGAAGAGATTGTAACCTGGTGGACATTATGCTTGAATCAGAAGTAAATTGGTCTGCGGTATGCAACATGGCCacaatagtactcaaaaaactGCGCATCGCAGAAAGACTGCGAAATTCCAATAGGATAGAATCCTAG